In one Arenibacter antarcticus genomic region, the following are encoded:
- a CDS encoding sensor histidine kinase encodes MEQKIKCRNFISISLVGLCTLCGCNNSTNVKETQEISQPTDSVLYYLSETNSTSSIEFKNHLNKAYNLALDINNDSLRSKYFTELSYNYLLEEDSTRFRVSNTLAIRHSLKTGDSTSLANNHWDLATFFGDYAVEDSAYYHYSEAEKIFRGLNDKYYSARMLYNMATIQSAVKDYIGSEINTIKAIELYKPLNKYENLYHCYNNLGSLSNGLKEYDRAIEYYDQALFYLNKSNPESSSTLNTYNNIGMVYQKMGEHKKALEFFNKVIVADSIKTKNVRTFATVLSNYAYSQSKLGDTLKVLEKYKHVLKIRDSLNDIRGLALTQYQIAEHYLSQRDSVKALEFARRGKENAEQSSSNLRLLELLELLGRIDPHNATRYTHAYIKLNDSLIHEERILQNKFTRIRFETDQFIEQNVLLARQRQLWIGISASLLILAVLILVMLDQRRKNQKLRFEQAQQKTNQEIFNLLLAQNKKVEEGKQLEKKRISEELHDGILGQMLGIRLILTGLNNKSDNESVLKRSELLKKLQHLEEEIRTISHELSKASQENIHNFILSVEELLQTIRDSSKMHCNFRYDDDIDWDQLTADIRINIYRIVQESLQNCIKHAQATKVEVVFESCDEQIKIIVTDNGIGFNTKKGKRGIGLKNINSRLDKLKGTLKLNSQVGKGTEIIITIPKVNKQAAPKSA; translated from the coding sequence ATGGAACAAAAAATAAAATGTAGGAATTTTATTTCAATATCCTTAGTCGGGCTATGTACCCTATGTGGATGTAACAATTCTACCAATGTCAAAGAGACGCAGGAAATTTCCCAACCAACGGATAGTGTCCTGTATTATTTATCCGAGACAAATAGCACTTCCTCTATCGAATTTAAAAATCATCTTAACAAGGCCTATAACCTTGCCCTAGATATTAACAATGACTCTTTAAGAAGCAAGTACTTTACCGAATTATCGTATAATTATTTATTGGAAGAAGACTCTACTAGATTTCGTGTTTCTAATACGTTAGCTATCCGACATTCCTTGAAAACAGGGGATTCAACCTCTTTGGCTAATAATCATTGGGATCTGGCTACTTTTTTTGGTGATTATGCAGTTGAGGATAGTGCTTATTATCACTATTCCGAGGCGGAAAAAATATTCAGGGGACTCAATGACAAGTATTACTCGGCACGGATGTTGTACAATATGGCCACTATACAGTCCGCAGTAAAGGATTATATCGGAAGCGAAATCAACACCATTAAGGCTATTGAACTTTATAAACCCTTAAATAAATACGAAAATCTCTATCACTGTTATAACAATTTGGGCTCCTTATCCAATGGATTAAAGGAATATGATAGGGCAATAGAATATTACGATCAGGCACTCTTTTATTTAAATAAATCCAACCCCGAAAGTTCTTCAACCCTAAACACCTATAATAATATAGGTATGGTTTACCAAAAAATGGGGGAGCATAAAAAAGCCTTGGAATTCTTTAATAAAGTGATTGTAGCAGATAGCATAAAAACTAAAAATGTGAGAACCTTTGCTACAGTCCTATCCAACTACGCCTATAGCCAAAGTAAACTGGGAGACACCCTTAAAGTATTGGAAAAATATAAGCATGTATTAAAAATAAGGGATAGCCTTAATGACATTCGTGGTCTGGCCCTGACCCAATACCAGATAGCAGAACATTATTTAAGTCAGAGAGACAGTGTAAAAGCCTTGGAATTTGCAAGAAGAGGGAAAGAAAATGCAGAACAGAGCAGTAGCAATCTTCGATTGTTGGAATTATTGGAATTACTTGGAAGGATTGATCCGCATAATGCAACACGATACACCCATGCATATATTAAGCTTAATGATAGCCTTATCCATGAGGAACGTATCCTACAAAACAAATTTACACGAATACGTTTTGAGACCGATCAATTCATTGAACAAAATGTTTTACTGGCTAGGCAGCGGCAATTATGGATTGGGATTTCCGCCAGTCTCCTGATATTGGCTGTTCTTATCCTAGTAATGCTAGATCAACGGAGAAAAAATCAGAAATTGAGATTTGAACAGGCCCAGCAAAAAACAAATCAAGAAATTTTTAATCTGTTGCTTGCTCAAAACAAAAAGGTGGAGGAAGGCAAACAATTGGAAAAGAAACGTATTTCAGAAGAATTACACGATGGCATTTTAGGGCAAATGCTAGGGATAAGACTTATACTTACAGGCCTCAACAATAAATCTGACAATGAGTCCGTTTTAAAACGGAGTGAACTATTAAAAAAATTACAGCATTTGGAAGAGGAAATCCGTACAATTTCACATGAATTAAGCAAGGCATCCCAAGAAAATATTCATAACTTTATTCTTTCCGTTGAAGAATTACTTCAAACAATTAGGGATTCCTCAAAAATGCATTGTAATTTTAGATATGATGATGATATAGATTGGGACCAGTTAACCGCTGATATAAGAATAAATATTTACCGTATCGTTCAAGAAAGCTTGCAAAATTGCATTAAACATGCACAAGCCACAAAGGTAGAAGTGGTGTTTGAATCCTGCGATGAGCAAATTAAAATTATAGTGACGGACAATGGTATTGGATTTAATACTAAAAAAGGAAAAAGAGGAATTGGACTTAAAAATATAAACTCCAGATTGGATAAACTAAAGGGAACCTTAAAATTGAATAGCCAGGTTGGCAAGGGAACCGAAATTATCATTACTATACCTAAAGTTAACAAACAAGCAGCCCCAAAATCTGCATAA
- a CDS encoding response regulator, whose translation MRTLRILAVDDHEMITMGYKYLLEAAEFEDFGIRVETANTYEIGKQKIEDSARSFKYDLILLDIQLTETHLEEPYSGEDLGVLARKVVPDTKVVFMSSFSDNYRINSILKNVNPDGYMVKSEIDEKSLIAMVKGVITNPPYYSQKALVAIRKKMANDSILDYNDKRILFHVSIGTRTKDMVEHINLSLAGIENRKRQLKVIFGVEKQNDLALITEAKIRGFL comes from the coding sequence ATGAGAACATTAAGAATCTTAGCGGTAGATGACCACGAAATGATCACAATGGGCTATAAATACCTACTTGAAGCAGCTGAATTTGAAGATTTTGGCATAAGGGTAGAAACTGCTAACACCTATGAAATCGGAAAACAAAAAATCGAAGATTCCGCTAGATCTTTTAAATACGATTTAATATTACTAGACATCCAGTTGACAGAAACACATTTGGAAGAACCTTATTCGGGGGAAGACCTTGGAGTATTGGCCCGAAAAGTAGTTCCGGACACCAAAGTGGTTTTTATGTCTTCTTTTAGTGACAACTATAGGATAAATAGCATTTTAAAAAATGTAAACCCTGATGGCTATATGGTGAAATCGGAAATAGATGAAAAATCACTTATAGCAATGGTTAAAGGGGTTATTACCAATCCACCTTATTACAGTCAGAAAGCCTTGGTTGCCATTAGAAAAAAAATGGCCAACGATAGTATTTTAGACTACAATGATAAAAGGATCCTTTTCCATGTTTCTATTGGCACTAGAACAAAGGATATGGTAGAACATATTAATTTATCCCTCGCAGGAATCGAGAATAGAAAAAGACAACTTAAAGTAATCTTTGGCGTTGAAAAACAAAATGACCTAGCCTTGATCACTGAAGCAAAAATTAGAGGCTTTTTATAA